The segment TGCAAAGTTGGTGGCATTTTGATTGAGATGCTAATTGATTCCGGTTCCACTCACAACATTATTGGAGAGAACACGTGGAAGTACTTGAAGAAGAGTGGGATATTTGCCCAGAATATGACGAAATCTGTCACCAAACAGCTGAAGGCATATGCACAGTCGAGTCCATTGGAAATTCTGGGATCGTTTGAAGCAGAAGTGGTGATTCAGGACGTTAATCGGGAGTTGAAAAGCACAGCGACATTTTATGTCGTTAAAGGGGGATCTCAGCCACTCTTGGGCAAGGCAACAGCCAAGGCCTTGGGAGTTTTGATGTTGGGATTGCCAAGTAAGCAACATAGTGGTATTTGCGCTGTGCAAGCTCAACAGGGATCCAAACCATTTCCCAAAATCCGTGGAATTAGTCTGATGATTCCCATTGATGAAAATGTCACGCCAGTAAATCAACATGCAAGACGGCCACCCATCGCTCTTCTCAGCAAAGTTGAGGAGAAGTTAGATGAATTGCTGAAGGCGGATATAATTGAGCCAGTGGAGGGTCCCAGTGATTGGGTGTCTCCTGTGGTGGTACTCCCCAAGGATAATGGCGACATTCGATTGTGCATCGACATGAGAAAAGCCAACAAAGCTGTGAGGCGCGAGAACCACATCATGCCGacatttgaggattttttgcCTCAATTGACGAaggcaaaatttttctctagGCTTGATGTGAAGAATGCATTCCATCAGATAGAGTTGAATCCTGCTTGCAGAAAGATTACAACATTCATCACCCACAAGGGAATGTTCAGGTATGAAGAGTAATATTAAATAATGGACAAGAGATTGAGGAATATTTATGAGTTGTTATTTATTTGTGAGACAGGTACAAAAGATTGATGTTTGGCATATCTTGTGCCCCGGAGATCTTCCAAAAGACGATGGAGCAAATATTGTCAGGATGTAGTAACACCCTGAATTATATTGATGACATCGTTGTCTTTGGGTCGTCGGAGGAGGAACATGATAAATCCCTACAGGAGGTTCTAAAAACACTAAAGGAACATGGAGTACTGTTGAATCAGGAGAAATGTGTTTTTAAGGTGTGCCAGTTGGAATTTTTGGGACACCAATTGTCTGAGAAGGGGATAAATCCTACTGAGAGCAAAGTTGAGGCGATTCGGAAGTTTCGATCTCCAAAGTCCAAGGAAGAACTGCGAAGCTTTCTCAGGTTGGTAACATATGTGAGTCGGTTCCTACCAGATTGCTCTACTGTCACACACACTCTGAGATTATTGCTCAATAAGGATACCTTATTTGAGTGGAAGGAGATCCACGAGAAGGCATTTCAAGCTGTGAAGGAGATGATGAGCAATGCGGAAACTCTCAGTTACTTTGACAATACATTGCTCACCAGGGTTATCGCGGACGCTTCTCCAGTTGCTCTTGGTGCTGTTTTAGTACAAATTGACAGCAGAAATGAGGATAAAATACACATTATTGCATACGCTAGCAAAAGTTTGTCGGATACAGAGCGGCGATATTGTCAGACTGAGCGTGAAGCATTGGCATTAGTATGGGCAGTTGAAAAATTCAGTGTCTATTTGATTGGACGAGTGTTTGAACTTGTAACAGATCACAAACCACttgagattattttcaaaCCGACCACCAAACCCTGCGCGAGAATTGAAAGGTGGCTTCTAAGGCTGCAATCCGTCAGGTTTAAAGTAATCTACAAGAAAGGATCCATGAACATTGCTGATTCTCTTTCACGGTTGACGGAAAGCAGGGATTCGAAAGGGTTTGATAAggagaataaattctttatcagAGCAGTCATTGAATCAGCAGCCATTGACATTTCGGAGATTGAGGAAGCTTCCAGGAATGACACGGAGTTCCATGTGGTACGTCAGTGTTTGGAAACGGATCAATGGCACGCGCCTGAAGTGAAATTGTACCAACATTTCAAGATGGAACTCAGCTGCATCGGAGATATTCTCATCAGAGGAACAAAAGTTGTGGTACCTACCTCTTTGAGGCAACGTATGCTGCAACTTGCTCACGAAGGACATCCAGGAGAAACCACGATGAAACGCCGATTGAGAGATAGAGTGTGGTGGCCTGGAATGGACACAGAGGTAACTAAGTTTGTGAGGAGCTGCAAAGGATGTCTGGTGTCTACTCCGTCCAAACCGGAACCGATGGTACGCAGGCAGCTTCCACAAGGACCCTGGATTGATATAGCAGTAGATTTCATGGGACCTCTACCTACTGGAGAATATCTGTTCGTCATTGTCGACTACTTCAGTCGTTATAAAGAAGTAGAAGTTATGATGAAGATTACTGCTAAGGAAACAATCAGGCGGTTGGAGAGAATTTTCGTGAGAATGGGTTACCCTAGAACAATAACGCTGGACAATGCCAAACAATTCCTCAGTGAAGAGTTTGAGACCTTCTGCAAACAGCGAGCTATCACCGTGAACAGAACGATACCTTACTGGCCACAGCAGAATGGGGAAGTGGAACGCCAAAATAGATCGTTGGTGAAGCGCTTAAAAATCAGTCAGGCATTGAAACGTGATTGGAAGAGTGATTTGCAAGAATATCTTCTAATGTATTATACGACGCCTCATGCTACAACCGGAAAAACCCCAACAGAACTCTGTTTTGGACGTAACATTCGGGGTAAGATTCCTGCATTGAGTGATGTCTCTACGATGCCTCCCAGCTCTGACTTCAGAGACCAAGATCgaatttcaaaaggaaaaggaaaggAAAGGGAGGACAAAAAGAGAGGTGCGAGGCCAGCGGAGCTTGAGTTGGGAGATCGCGTACTCATGAGAAACCTGCTTCCCGGAAACAAACTGAGTACCACGTTTGACCCCACGGAATTCgtcgttctagaaaagaagGGATCTGCGGTGGTCATCGAGGACCCGGAATCCGGACGGCGTCTCCAGCGAAACGTGGCACACTTGAAGAGGGTTACACCACCTGAGGAGGATGACACTGACGGAGCTGAGTCTGGATCTGTGGGGACTGGGACTCCGACATCGGTGGAATGCCATGGCAACGCCGACCAGGAGATCCCCGCTCCACAAACCCAAACAGCAACACGCAACAGACCCAccaggaagaagaagaagccccAGAGATTGGAATACCGGGAGCTGGGGGGATCGCATCCCAAACATGGAAAAAAGGAGGGATGTGGTGATGCACCCTGTGGGGATGGACCCGAAGAGGTTCGGTATGTTTCGGAAGAGATGTCAGATGAGAGATGTGATGTGTAAAGGTGAGATGGTGGAATAAAGAGTGTTAAAAATCCAAGtgatcttttattaaatagcACAACTTGAATTTTGTGTTTAGAAAGTTCCTCCAAATGGAGAATTCTAAATATATATTCGTGCAAGAACTTTAACAATTTATCTCTGTACACAAAGcacctacctacatatattaaGTAAATTGCCATATATGAGTGACAAGAAGTTTGGTGTCAACGGCGCAGACTTATCGCATCTCAATCATTTGCTGTGAATGGAAAACATTGCGCGTCTTTTAGTCTCTCTCCCTTATAGTTACAACTAAATGTTTCAAAGGAGAAACTTTCCTTGTTTTTCAATGAGGTGTTTTGTGAAGAAAACGGAACAACACTTCTCAACAATCAAGTCCACAATTTCTCATAAACTCTTAGCGGGTGTTTAAATGGCAAAAAGgcacaagaagaaaatatggcgcgggggaaaaaaagagcaaaagagGTATGAGAATGAGgaagtagagaaaaaaaaagtgaaatgaaaaataaagagcAAATGTTAGATGAAAATAATGTATCTTCAGCTTTacttttctttatcatttgtATATCCACCCCCCACCCACATCCCTTCCCCAGCAGTATTTATACATATCCCCCCATAccctaaatgaaaaaaaaaatcctcatccCACGCAAAAGCAGCCCCATACAGAACAGCGAGTCATTATCGCCAGTGaaataaaacacaataatAACCCTCGTAAAATTATTCGCATCAGCAAACATTAATATTCTCTCCTTTTGCACCAGGGAGTATTGTTTACACTTGAAATCTCATCCTCTTGTATTcccttggaaaatatttatactgCCATAATTGCGAGTgtgaaaaaggtgaaaaatattgtattttattagaTCAAAATTATAACAgaaaaaactgattttctaTACAGATAAAGAGAGTCTTCttgtggactttttttttaatgtatgtatgtttgtaagttgaatgaatttatattaggtaaaaagaaaacggaacaaaaataaaagaaaaattgtttcccATTTTGTTGTGGATGAaggaaaaaggagaaaatatgatgaaaaaaaaaagaatatttatgatATTTAATTGGACTGACTGGTGTACAtagaagttttattaaaataacaacaacaacaaaaatgtaTGTTTCTCAAAAGTAAATGGTGGGGAGAGGAAAATTTCGGGAGACTCACacaagtaaaaagaaaaaataaagaaaaaaaatgaattatgttACAGAAGAATGTCAATTTTTGCTTGTTTCTCTGTCTCCGccccattttttttggaaatttcatCCCGCAGCATCGATGGGGACGCCAGGTTGAaaaaccaggcgtctccatcgtcAACTTTGACATTTTCCACCGAGCGGAGACtccagaataaataaataaaagcagCCGGGAATGCTTAGCGGGTAAGCACGAGGGGGTTGTACGGGGGAACGAGTGAGGGAAAATCACCCGGGGATGGAtgccccttttatagcttgtGTACTCATCTCATCTCATCCTCCTGCGAAACTACATCACGCTGAAAATATGCTTCTTGTCGCTAGAgcaagaaattgagaaaaagtcTTTATTCATGGACATTTTTTACGCGtattttgagagcttttttttacattacaaGAGAATGCAGaatttgtgaggaaaatttaattaaatgtttttttttatgttttaaataaatagtcAAGTGGAGGAGAAATTTCGTTCAATAGAgatattctgaaaaaaatctaatttttgatCCATATTCCCGTAggtcgtgaaagggttaatagcAAACAATGTGAATACAcgtaaaagctaaaaaaaatgtttaagaataaatctcaaccaaacataaatttctgattcttcttcttattcatggAGATTTCAACAAAACACTTTACCTGCAATTTCATTGGGTAAGCTACTAAGCTCACGGGAAGCTTTATAAAACTATGTTGAGCTCCTTTGAGCTTTAGCGTAAAGCTCCTTTGAATAGTAGGCCAAATAGGAGTATAAATAaggtaatttaaatattttaatacctccaatataacatacatatatacgtaggggaaactggggtaattcggtgaatttttgggagataatttttcctgagttccatggaaatatttgagatttcccatgagaactatcttataggaaattttccgggctacaactttgtctcagacgattttcctctatctcaatgggaaaatgctttttcaggccatttcccaaacccttccaaatttgcctgttccaaaaatcctggggtaaaacggttaattgcgttttttgttcgctaatcttaatttaatgaaattattttagcaaggcactataaCACCTactgagaatgagagatttatgtaccaattaaaacttttttttaataaaaaaatacaaaaaattaaaaaaacgttaaatttaagaaattgccttttttattttatttagtttataaaaattggtaatagtaagtgattaaacatcccaaattgtttataatagttatactaattaagggaaattattttttcaaaaatttaaaaagttattttaaaaaaacaccaaattcaccattttgccccaagcggtactttttactatcagtgttttacgggaaaactcggaaaattttttcggaaaattcagtttagattcgtgtttagcaatagttactctatctaaaaatgcatttggatcaaaaatattgcagagaatttcgccaaaactgaatttgtagttgagtggtcagagtatccttgaggttcgaaaaatttgtttttcaaataaaagccaaaatattggatcaattattatgaaactttctaggcttaggcaGGGGTAGGAAGTGtaactactgacaaaattagacagattagctctcactgcttcttgagttattaatttttattttttttcaaattcaccattttaccccagttacccctatatatgtaggtatatacctACGTTTATTAAATACTTAATTCCAACATATATATGCGTTGATCCACTCTCCGTGTTTGctatcaataaattcaaaagttgcaataaaattaaatcgaAGCGgtatacaatttaatttaatagggAAATTCAACCCCATTCCTAATCATTTGGCAAATTGCTTCTTAAGTTAGATTTATCTGAAAATGACGGCTTTTGCTAAATGAGATCCATTACTGCGGGAGACAGTGGAATGAAAT is part of the Lutzomyia longipalpis isolate SR_M1_2022 chromosome 3, ASM2433408v1 genome and harbors:
- the LOC129794319 gene encoding uncharacterized protein K02A2.6-like is translated as MEQILSGCSNTLNYIDDIVVFGSSEEEHDKSLQEVLKTLKEHGVLLNQEKCVFKVCQLEFLGHQLSEKGINPTESKVEAIRKFRSPKSKEELRSFLRLVTYVSRFLPDCSTVTHTLRLLLNKDTLFEWKEIHEKAFQAVKEMMSNAETLSYFDNTLLTRVIADASPVALGAVLVQIDSRNEDKIHIIAYASKSLSDTERRYCQTEREALALVWAVEKFSVYLIGRVFELVTDHKPLEIIFKPTTKPCARIERWLLRLQSVRFKVIYKKGSMNIADSLSRLTESRDSKGFDKENKFFIRAVIESAAIDISEIEEASRNDTEFHVVRQCLETDQWHAPEVKLYQHFKMELSCIGDILIRGTKVVVPTSLRQRMLQLAHEGHPGETTMKRRLRDRVWWPGMDTEVTKFVRSCKGCLVSTPSKPEPMVRRQLPQGPWIDIAVDFMGPLPTGEYLFVIVDYFSRYKEVEVMMKITAKETIRRLERIFVRMGYPRTITLDNAKQFLSEEFETFCKQRAITVNRTIPYWPQQNGEVERQNRSLVKRLKISQALKRDWKSDLQEYLLMYYTTPHATTGKTPTELCFGRNIRGKIPALSDVSTMPPSSDFRDQDRISKGKGKEREDKKRGARPAELELGDRVLMRNLLPGNKLSTTFDPTEFVVLEKKGSAVVIEDPESGRRLQRNVAHLKRVTPPEEDDTDGAESGSVGTGTPTSVECHGNADQEIPAPQTQTATRNRPTRKKKKPQRLEYRELGGSHPKHGKKEGCGDAPCGDGPEEVRYVSEEMSDERCDV